From the genome of Blautia pseudococcoides, one region includes:
- a CDS encoding EFR1 family ferrodoxin (N-terminal region resembles flavodoxins. C-terminal ferrodoxin region binds two 4Fe-4S clusters.) — MKIYNIYFSPTGGTEKVTDILSSVWEEEKQEIDLAVFGADYKKYTFEKEDICIVGVPSYGGRVPKEALDALGRMNGRGAQAVLAAVYGNRAYDDTLLELREALTGAGFHCTAAIAAVAEHSVMRQFGTGRPDEADRAELQGFAGSIKKKLERQDREGEVKVPGNKPYRSYNGIPLKPKANKSCTKCGVCAEKCPVGAIARPNPSETDKETCISCMRCISVCPQKARGVNNIMLKAAAAKMKKTCAGRKENEIFLA, encoded by the coding sequence ATGAAAATATATAATATTTATTTCAGCCCTACAGGGGGAACGGAAAAGGTGACGGATATTCTGAGCAGCGTCTGGGAAGAAGAAAAGCAGGAGATTGATCTGGCAGTCTTTGGAGCAGACTACAAGAAGTATACTTTTGAAAAAGAGGATATCTGCATTGTGGGAGTCCCCTCTTATGGGGGAAGAGTGCCGAAGGAAGCCCTGGACGCGCTTGGACGGATGAACGGCCGGGGGGCGCAGGCTGTTCTCGCTGCAGTATATGGAAACAGGGCTTATGATGACACACTGCTGGAGCTTAGGGAGGCACTTACAGGTGCCGGATTTCACTGCACAGCGGCAATAGCGGCTGTGGCGGAACATTCTGTTATGAGGCAGTTTGGTACAGGAAGGCCGGATGAAGCAGACAGGGCAGAGCTGCAGGGATTTGCAGGAAGTATAAAAAAGAAGCTTGAGAGACAGGATAGAGAAGGGGAAGTAAAGGTACCGGGAAATAAACCCTACAGAAGCTACAACGGAATCCCCTTAAAGCCCAAAGCTAATAAATCCTGTACAAAATGCGGAGTCTGTGCGGAAAAATGTCCGGTGGGGGCAATTGCCCGGCCGAACCCGTCAGAGACGGACAAGGAAACATGTATATCCTGCATGCGCTGTATTTCCGTCTGTCCGCAGAAGGCCAGAGGGGTAAACAACATTATGCTGAAGGCTGCCGCTGCAAAAATGAAAAAGACTTGTGCCGGCAGAAAAGAGAATGAAATTTTTCTGGCATAA
- a CDS encoding adenosylcobalamin-dependent ribonucleoside-diphosphate reductase — MTIEEWLGEENQLGMDIWTKKYCCENEDFEAWLTRISGGNEEIGAYIRQKKFLFGGRILSNRGLQKQNRKVTYSNCYVIAPPEDEIESIFDCAKKLARTYSYGGGCGIDISKLSPRGAKINNAAKETSGSVSFMELYSLVTSLIGQNGRRGALMISIDCSHPDVQEFIDLKTDLDKVTKANISIRIHEDFMEAVKENKDYLLRYTREVTGEVIEKTVNARELFRRIAETNWDYAEPGALFWDRITGWNLLSNTEDFVYAGVNPCAEEPLPAGGSCLLGSVNLAEFVENAFTDTAFFDFDSFKNCVQASVNALNEVLEEGLPLHPLDEQRKSVEKWRQIGLGIMGLADALIKLGITYGEAEAVEMCDKIGFAMADAAIAASAKLARDKGAFPACCVDEIMETPYFTANTTEKTRGLVSKYGLRNSQLLTIAPTGTLSTMLGISGGIEPVYANFYERKTESLHGTDVYYKVYTKIVENYMKRFEIKDDKSLPEYFVTAMTLDYRQRIDMQSVWQKHIDASISSTVNVPGSFTVEETESLYLYAYESGLKGITIFRDGCRRTGILNTKETKKVAAGEGLKRGDIILVTDDVVGKKRKLITGCGSLHCIALFDPHTGALLETYLSKGSTGGCNNFMVGLSRMISISARGGIDIETIVDQLNSSGSCPSYTARRVTRKDTSKGACCPMAVGNALMDMYNEMQAELAQRKKEEGSRSHKKAPKAKAVTEAETERMYCPECGEPLVFEEGCNICKSCGWSKCH, encoded by the coding sequence ATGACAATAGAAGAGTGGCTGGGTGAGGAGAACCAGCTCGGAATGGATATCTGGACAAAGAAATACTGCTGTGAAAACGAGGATTTCGAGGCTTGGCTTACAAGGATCAGCGGGGGAAATGAAGAGATTGGAGCGTATATCAGACAGAAAAAATTCCTGTTTGGCGGAAGGATTCTCTCAAACAGAGGTCTTCAAAAACAGAACAGAAAGGTGACATACTCCAACTGTTATGTGATTGCGCCCCCTGAGGATGAAATAGAAAGTATTTTTGACTGTGCAAAAAAACTGGCGCGCACCTATAGTTATGGCGGCGGATGCGGCATTGACATATCAAAATTAAGTCCCAGGGGAGCAAAAATCAACAATGCGGCCAAGGAGACCAGCGGGTCTGTGTCTTTTATGGAGCTGTATTCTTTAGTTACTTCTCTGATCGGGCAGAATGGAAGGCGCGGGGCGCTGATGATCTCCATTGACTGTTCCCATCCGGATGTGCAGGAGTTCATTGATCTGAAGACAGACCTGGACAAAGTGACAAAGGCAAATATCTCCATCCGTATCCATGAGGATTTTATGGAAGCGGTAAAGGAAAATAAGGATTATCTTCTGCGGTACACCAGGGAAGTGACAGGGGAAGTGATCGAGAAGACTGTCAATGCCAGGGAGCTGTTCAGAAGGATTGCGGAGACGAACTGGGATTATGCAGAGCCGGGTGCGCTGTTCTGGGACCGCATTACAGGCTGGAATCTGTTAAGTAATACGGAGGATTTTGTCTATGCCGGTGTAAATCCATGCGCCGAGGAACCGCTCCCGGCAGGGGGAAGCTGTCTGCTGGGAAGTGTGAATCTGGCAGAATTTGTTGAGAATGCGTTTACGGACACCGCCTTCTTTGATTTTGACAGCTTTAAGAATTGTGTCCAGGCATCTGTAAATGCGCTGAATGAGGTTCTGGAAGAAGGTCTGCCCCTGCATCCTTTGGACGAGCAGAGAAAAAGCGTGGAAAAATGGCGCCAGATTGGGCTCGGTATCATGGGGCTTGCAGATGCGCTTATTAAGCTGGGGATTACCTATGGGGAGGCCGAAGCTGTGGAGATGTGCGACAAGATTGGATTTGCCATGGCAGATGCAGCCATTGCTGCCTCCGCGAAGCTTGCCAGGGACAAGGGCGCTTTTCCGGCCTGCTGTGTGGACGAGATCATGGAGACGCCATATTTTACGGCAAATACCACAGAGAAGACAAGAGGCCTTGTGAGCAAATACGGCCTGCGTAATTCACAGCTTCTGACCATAGCCCCAACGGGAACCCTGTCCACCATGCTGGGGATTTCCGGGGGAATTGAACCTGTGTATGCCAATTTTTATGAGCGGAAAACAGAATCCCTGCATGGAACGGATGTCTATTACAAGGTGTACACTAAGATTGTGGAAAACTATATGAAACGGTTTGAAATAAAGGATGACAAATCCCTGCCGGAATACTTTGTCACAGCCATGACACTGGATTACCGTCAGAGGATTGATATGCAGTCTGTATGGCAGAAGCATATTGACGCGTCCATAAGCTCTACGGTGAATGTGCCGGGCAGCTTTACTGTGGAGGAGACGGAGAGCCTGTATCTTTACGCCTATGAGAGCGGGTTAAAAGGAATCACCATCTTCCGTGACGGCTGCAGGCGGACCGGGATCCTGAACACCAAGGAGACCAAGAAAGTGGCTGCGGGAGAAGGGCTGAAGAGGGGCGATATCATCCTGGTCACAGACGACGTGGTAGGCAAAAAGCGCAAACTCATTACCGGATGCGGAAGCCTTCACTGCATCGCGTTATTTGATCCCCATACAGGCGCGCTTTTGGAAACTTATCTGAGCAAAGGCTCCACAGGAGGCTGCAACAACTTTATGGTAGGACTATCCAGAATGATCTCCATCAGTGCCAGAGGGGGGATTGATATTGAAACCATTGTGGACCAGCTCAATTCCAGCGGTTCCTGCCCTTCCTACACAGCGCGCCGTGTGACCAGAAAGGATACCAGCAAAGGAGCGTGCTGTCCTATGGCGGTGGGAAATGCCTTGATGGATATGTATAATGAAATGCAGGCAGAACTTGCCCAGAGAAAAAAAGAGGAAGGCAGCCGTTCACACAAGAAGGCCCCAAAAGCCAAAGCTGTAACCGAAGCGGAGACAGAGAGAATGTACTGCCCGGAGTGCGGCGAACCCCTCGTCTTTGAGGAGGGCTGCAATATCTGTAAGAGCTGCGGATGGAGTAAATGCCATTAA
- a CDS encoding vWA domain-containing protein, with translation MSENKIPCPFQGPGQQNPEFIGGYDMIRPTDNPQESDYWISSGETVVYDAGENMGSGGNLHFSDRLRISKGAVGGCTSTVTLDIEGNPLMYSYYPPHSLDIIFVLDVTASMMSGGSRKMALAKRALIQTIEMLWQKNRETVITIIPFARDAYIPQPEGGLSYNYLGTLFTWRRSTTGGNMIGQILGYRNGSYVSATDIPAYMQNSEPIAASAELSLYNYYNYYKIRYSDIYNADGSPKPDTVLEDYLASVYAQNPQAYTGNFIEAVADNRELTPAQLPYSMHDNGYQNNTILDNLIWAIPYGEDTNTEAGLREAYSFFKTPGFARSEDILRRAVILITDGQANRSINPAYSQIYAQPDSVDSDFFPDIPGSPWRYFMYLQQTLPNLISEIGNRSATYDELILALQRAWQISEKLKDPKDGNASVFVLGIEIGAQSPGPYTRENVLDIMRTIATTGSYLHEAAENGSENPIIEELERLVKNLLVLTGSLRVTITDTINTALFDYVPGTLRISGTQDGIKLKSKSAPDITDPSDPDYTVYEKPALLPDVSDGNVAGGVITVDLGAVPFPIASSDSQAKVRLMYEIKGKGSAYGTHLHTDNDRETYASYSEPSHPTADNSDLTYSGPPRSLYFQTPVVFCRPAYTVEKFVGISPENTKYKSLEIPACQTAFYRVAVGNHTDSEAAFPLLYEASGAATLEEAIHSTDRRILAENLTVPANSVREFTFRYKTDCCDHIIPDFAVLETPSGLLYDNASIKVQDGFASYVIQYLDRRTGRRICPDKLVENVSACTKIPVCRCIRRIPCWRFVGASACCLDLCKGDHVLKLYYVHR, from the coding sequence ATGTCTGAAAACAAAATTCCCTGTCCCTTCCAGGGTCCGGGACAACAAAACCCTGAATTTATAGGCGGATATGACATGATCCGACCTACCGATAATCCCCAGGAATCCGATTACTGGATCTCTTCCGGAGAAACTGTCGTATACGATGCAGGTGAGAATATGGGTTCCGGCGGAAATCTGCACTTTTCTGACCGGCTTCGCATCTCAAAAGGTGCCGTGGGCGGCTGTACCAGCACGGTCACCCTTGATATAGAAGGAAACCCGCTGATGTATTCTTACTATCCGCCCCACTCCCTGGATATTATATTTGTGCTGGACGTGACAGCCAGCATGATGTCAGGGGGGAGCCGGAAAATGGCACTTGCCAAAAGAGCGCTGATACAGACCATAGAAATGCTCTGGCAAAAAAACAGGGAAACGGTTATCACTATCATCCCCTTCGCCCGGGATGCCTACATTCCCCAACCGGAGGGCGGCCTTTCCTACAATTATCTGGGCACCTTGTTCACCTGGAGGCGGTCCACTACCGGCGGCAACATGATAGGACAGATTCTTGGCTACCGGAACGGCAGCTATGTGTCTGCCACAGATATCCCGGCTTACATGCAGAATTCCGAACCGATCGCTGCCAGTGCGGAACTGAGCCTTTATAATTATTACAATTATTATAAGATCCGGTATTCTGATATTTATAACGCTGACGGCAGCCCAAAACCTGACACCGTTCTGGAGGATTATCTGGCCTCCGTATATGCGCAGAACCCTCAGGCTTATACCGGGAATTTTATAGAAGCCGTGGCAGACAATAGAGAACTGACTCCGGCCCAGCTCCCCTACAGCATGCATGACAATGGGTACCAAAACAATACGATCCTGGATAACCTGATCTGGGCAATCCCATACGGCGAGGATACCAACACGGAAGCAGGGCTCAGGGAGGCCTACAGCTTTTTTAAGACACCAGGATTTGCCCGGTCGGAGGATATTCTGAGAAGGGCTGTGATCCTCATAACGGACGGCCAGGCCAACCGTTCCATAAACCCTGCATATTCCCAGATCTACGCACAGCCTGACAGCGTGGACAGCGACTTTTTCCCGGACATTCCCGGCAGCCCATGGAGATACTTTATGTATCTGCAGCAGACATTGCCGAATCTGATCTCTGAGATTGGAAACCGTTCAGCCACTTATGATGAATTGATACTTGCCCTTCAGCGCGCCTGGCAGATATCAGAAAAACTTAAGGACCCAAAGGACGGCAATGCATCCGTATTCGTACTGGGTATAGAAATAGGCGCACAGTCCCCCGGTCCGTATACAAGGGAGAACGTTCTGGATATCATGCGCACCATTGCCACCACAGGCTCCTATCTGCATGAGGCAGCGGAGAACGGTTCCGAGAATCCCATCATTGAGGAGCTGGAACGTCTTGTAAAAAATCTTCTGGTTCTGACCGGAAGTCTTCGGGTCACGATCACAGATACCATCAATACCGCTCTTTTTGACTATGTACCCGGTACGCTCCGCATCAGCGGCACACAGGACGGCATAAAGCTGAAATCCAAAAGTGCCCCTGACATTACAGACCCCTCCGACCCGGATTACACTGTCTATGAAAAGCCGGCGCTTCTGCCGGATGTCAGTGATGGCAATGTGGCAGGCGGTGTCATCACTGTTGACCTGGGGGCAGTGCCCTTCCCCATTGCCTCCTCTGACAGCCAGGCGAAAGTACGCTTAATGTATGAGATAAAAGGCAAAGGCTCCGCGTACGGAACCCATCTGCATACAGACAATGACAGGGAAACCTATGCTTCCTATTCAGAGCCCAGCCATCCCACAGCGGACAACAGTGACCTTACCTACAGCGGTCCGCCCCGCAGTCTCTATTTCCAGACCCCTGTAGTGTTCTGCCGCCCTGCCTATACAGTGGAAAAATTTGTGGGCATTTCCCCGGAAAATACCAAATATAAATCTCTGGAAATCCCTGCCTGCCAAACAGCATTCTATCGCGTTGCAGTGGGAAACCACACAGATTCTGAGGCCGCCTTCCCTCTGCTCTACGAGGCGTCAGGTGCGGCCACCTTGGAAGAAGCCATACACAGCACAGACCGGCGGATTCTGGCGGAAAACCTGACCGTCCCAGCCAACAGCGTCCGGGAATTTACTTTCCGGTATAAAACAGACTGCTGTGACCACATCATTCCTGATTTTGCCGTTCTGGAAACCCCAAGCGGTCTTCTCTATGACAATGCTTCCATTAAAGTACAAGACGGTTTTGCAAGTTATGTGATCCAGTATCTGGACCGCCGTACAGGCAGACGCATCTGCCCTGACAAACTGGTGGAAAATGTCAGTGCATGTACAAAAATCCCTGTATGCCGGTGCATCCGGCGTATCCCCTGCTGGAGATTTGTGGGCGCCTCTGCCTGCTGCCTTGATTTATGCAAAGGTGACCATGTTTTGAAACTATACTATGTACACAGATAG
- a CDS encoding UxaA family hydrolase produces MQDFIKINREDMAAVALKPLEKGTSITVDNREITLLEDIPQGHKFALCDIVKGTPVVKYGATIGYAKEDILKGNWIHVHNLKTSLGEVLEYRYEPVSFKGLAGKKASFMGYRRADGTVGVRNELWILPTVGCVSSVAKAIEQEAKKRFPLGNVEEIVAFAHPYGCSQMGDDQENTRRVLADMIHHPNAGGVLVLGLGCENCNIPVLKEYIGGYDEDRVKFLQCQDTEDEIEEALALLGDLYKNADKCVREECDAGELIIGMKCGGSDGLSGITANPVVGAFSDLLISKGGTTILTEVPEMFGAETILMNRCENREVFEKTVHLINDFKDYFTSHNQTIYENPSPGNKKGGISTLEDKSLGCTQKSGSAPVTDVLKYTERVRKKGLNLLSAPGNDLVASTALAVSGAQIVLFTTGRGTPFASLVPTVKISSNSGLSSYKTNWIDFNAGRMVEDKTKEELAEELFRYIIRVASGEKVKAETAGYHDIAIFKQGVTL; encoded by the coding sequence ATGCAGGATTTTATTAAGATCAACAGGGAAGACATGGCAGCAGTTGCCTTAAAGCCACTGGAGAAAGGAACATCCATAACAGTGGACAATAGGGAGATCACACTTCTTGAAGATATTCCCCAGGGGCATAAATTTGCCCTCTGTGATATTGTAAAGGGAACACCTGTGGTAAAATATGGCGCCACCATAGGTTACGCAAAAGAAGATATTTTGAAGGGGAATTGGATTCATGTCCACAATCTGAAAACTTCACTGGGTGAGGTGCTGGAGTACCGATACGAACCGGTTTCGTTCAAAGGGCTGGCGGGCAAAAAAGCTTCTTTTATGGGATACAGGCGGGCCGACGGCACCGTGGGGGTACGGAATGAACTTTGGATCCTTCCTACAGTGGGATGTGTCTCGTCTGTGGCAAAGGCCATAGAGCAGGAAGCCAAAAAGCGGTTCCCTCTTGGAAATGTGGAGGAAATTGTGGCGTTTGCCCATCCTTACGGCTGTTCCCAGATGGGGGATGATCAGGAAAATACAAGAAGAGTTCTGGCTGATATGATCCATCATCCAAATGCCGGAGGGGTTCTTGTACTGGGGCTTGGCTGTGAGAACTGTAACATTCCTGTCTTGAAAGAATATATCGGCGGGTATGATGAGGACCGGGTGAAATTTTTACAATGCCAGGATACGGAGGATGAGATAGAGGAAGCACTGGCTTTGCTTGGAGATCTCTACAAAAATGCAGATAAATGTGTCAGAGAAGAATGCGATGCAGGGGAATTGATCATCGGCATGAAATGCGGCGGTTCAGACGGCCTGTCAGGTATCACGGCAAATCCGGTGGTGGGAGCTTTTTCCGACCTTCTCATCTCAAAAGGGGGAACAACCATACTCACGGAGGTTCCGGAGATGTTCGGGGCGGAAACCATTCTTATGAACCGATGCGAAAACAGAGAAGTATTTGAAAAGACCGTTCATCTCATCAATGATTTCAAGGACTATTTCACAAGCCATAACCAGACGATCTATGAAAATCCATCCCCCGGAAATAAAAAAGGAGGAATTTCCACACTGGAAGACAAGTCTCTTGGCTGCACCCAGAAATCAGGTTCTGCACCTGTGACGGATGTGTTAAAATACACTGAGCGGGTCAGGAAAAAAGGGCTGAACCTTTTGTCGGCACCGGGAAATGATCTGGTTGCTTCCACCGCATTGGCGGTTTCCGGAGCGCAGATCGTATTGTTCACAACCGGAAGGGGAACACCGTTTGCATCTCTTGTTCCCACTGTAAAGATCTCTTCTAATTCCGGATTATCTTCTTACAAAACAAACTGGATTGATTTTAATGCGGGCAGGATGGTGGAGGATAAGACGAAAGAGGAACTGGCAGAAGAATTATTCCGTTATATTATCCGGGTGGCATCCGGGGAAAAAGTCAAGGCGGAAACAGCCGGGTATCATGACATTGCAATCTTCAAACAGGGTGTGACTCTGTAA